The following proteins are co-located in the Billgrantia tianxiuensis genome:
- a CDS encoding CbbQ/NirQ/NorQ/GpvN family protein yields MSHTATATKAASAFTRDLPYYEPVGNECALFEQAYRQRLPLLLKGPTGCGKTRFVSHMAAKLGRPLFTVSCHDDLTAADLTGRYLLQGGETRWVDGPLTRAVREGGICYLDEVVEARKDVTVVLHPLTDDRRLLPLERTGELLEAPDDFMLVVSYNPGYQHILKSLKPSTRQRFVAMSFDFPPPRVECDIVARESGLSHERCAALVNLAGRLRELKGQDLEEGVSTRLLVYCATLIKAGMPILEATRATLVEPLTDDLDVQEGLLESIRATFG; encoded by the coding sequence ATGTCCCATACCGCTACTGCTACCAAGGCCGCTTCCGCCTTCACGCGGGACCTGCCCTACTACGAACCGGTTGGCAACGAGTGCGCGCTGTTCGAGCAGGCGTACCGGCAGCGCCTGCCGCTGCTGCTCAAGGGGCCGACTGGCTGCGGCAAGACCCGCTTCGTCAGCCACATGGCGGCCAAGCTAGGGCGCCCGCTGTTCACCGTTTCCTGCCACGATGACCTCACAGCCGCCGATCTCACCGGCCGCTACCTGCTGCAGGGCGGCGAGACCCGCTGGGTCGACGGTCCGCTGACCCGCGCCGTGCGCGAAGGCGGCATCTGCTACCTCGACGAGGTGGTCGAGGCGCGCAAGGACGTCACCGTGGTGCTGCACCCGCTCACCGACGACCGTCGATTGCTGCCGCTGGAACGCACCGGCGAGCTGCTCGAGGCGCCGGACGATTTCATGCTGGTGGTCTCCTATAACCCCGGCTACCAGCACATTCTCAAGTCGCTCAAGCCGAGCACCCGCCAACGCTTCGTGGCGATGTCGTTCGACTTCCCGCCGCCCCGGGTGGAGTGCGATATCGTCGCCCGCGAGAGCGGTCTTTCACACGAGCGCTGCGCCGCGCTGGTCAACCTTGCCGGGCGCCTGCGCGAGCTCAAGGGGCAGGACCTGGAGGAGGGCGTCTCCACACGCCTGCTGGTCTACTGCGCCACGCTGATCAAGGCCGGCATGCCTATCCTCGAAGCCACCCGCGCCACTCTGGTCGAGCCGCTTACCGACGACCTGGACGTGCAGGAAGGGTTGCTGGAGTCGATCCGCGCAACCTTTGGTTGA
- a CDS encoding DUF4870 family protein yields the protein MSTVSYSNTQPDALDTRGRGLAAIVYVLYLGSVMAVITAPIGVLIAHWRRRHAADWVASHLQFQIRTFWLGALGGAAALGAWNLLGLIGAPAWASWVLGYGFFTACLAWTMGRCGVGIHRLLHDRAIDAPRSLLFGGARVSLEG from the coding sequence ATGTCCACCGTCTCGTATTCCAACACCCAGCCCGATGCACTCGATACTCGCGGCCGCGGCCTGGCGGCAATCGTCTACGTGCTCTATCTGGGCAGCGTGATGGCAGTGATCACCGCCCCCATCGGCGTGCTGATCGCCCACTGGCGTCGTCGTCACGCCGCCGATTGGGTAGCGAGCCACCTGCAGTTCCAGATCCGAACTTTCTGGCTGGGTGCACTGGGCGGCGCCGCTGCGCTTGGAGCCTGGAACCTCCTGGGGCTGATCGGGGCCCCGGCCTGGGCTTCCTGGGTGCTAGGCTACGGCTTCTTTACCGCCTGCCTGGCCTGGACCATGGGCCGCTGCGGCGTAGGCATCCATCGTCTGCTGCACGACCGTGCCATCGACGCCCCGCGCAGCCTGCTGTTCGGCGGCGCCAGGGTGTCGCTGGAAGGCTGA
- a CDS encoding Hsp20/alpha crystallin family protein — protein MSKKSVKEIRPTVSEVPSETPRQEASPFRELDRMFDRFLERGWGHPLRWDLPVFERLAAGSRMPKVDVVNRDAEVVIRAELPGMAREDLDVSVTDSTVTIKGESHKESKEESGEYYRCEISHGRVERTVALPCEVDAEKAEARFNNGLLELTLPKVKEVPRRKLDIK, from the coding sequence ATGTCCAAGAAGAGCGTGAAGGAAATCAGACCCACCGTCAGTGAAGTGCCGTCAGAGACGCCTCGACAGGAAGCGAGCCCGTTTCGCGAGCTGGATCGCATGTTCGATCGTTTTCTCGAGCGAGGATGGGGACATCCGCTGCGCTGGGACCTGCCGGTTTTCGAGCGGCTTGCCGCCGGGAGCCGAATGCCCAAGGTCGATGTCGTCAACCGGGATGCGGAGGTCGTGATACGTGCCGAGCTTCCCGGTATGGCGCGTGAGGATCTGGATGTCTCGGTCACCGACAGCACCGTGACGATCAAGGGAGAGAGCCACAAGGAGTCCAAGGAAGAAAGCGGGGAGTACTATCGCTGTGAAATCTCCCATGGCCGTGTGGAACGAACGGTTGCCCTGCCTTGCGAAGTCGATGCCGAAAAGGCCGAGGCCAGATTCAACAACGGGCTGCTGGAACTCACGCTGCCGAAGGTCAAGGAAGTACCTCGGCGCAAGCTCGATATCAAGTGA
- a CDS encoding nitric oxide reductase activation protein NorD: MQFLELEEFVGRHWHRWASSAASYQRYPEAAVSMEQMRHVLGVFFRASGGEAGVEVSAIVARSSNHRLSLRQKLGFDDEAIDQARRDEENLLLPPRIELFPDAGLNRDLYFWLVAYLAVARQTEPQRDPLRADLVRLREAVRTRDAALERFPGLAERYRRLCQALLLVRPARKRLPAMELALEQTLRTLLGEELELEGWAAAMHRAVLDPSLSLEGIHAPRGYRPPLPVPLWGQVVALGTGAGRDESREDPEEGETNSAQTVSDGKRKAERKRQDQTERDDPLIANRFEKMLSWTEMVNLNRLVEDNEDEEAKRAAEQMEEIILSPHKQRAATRIKVDLDLPPDEALGERLRGKHTYPEWNYRKQSYLPEHCLVHTELASEEGEQWQPDAATNRRIRRVRREFEALRPRRETLRGQYDGSELDMDAVIRSRCDLAATGEASDRLYQATRQQARDLAVSILVDVSLSTDAWLEDRRVLDVAKEALLVLGHGLAGCGDDYAIHCFTSHRRHKVWVNTLKTFDEAMNERVARRISALKPGHYTRMGPAIRHVTKELSERPNRHRLLLLLTDGKPNDTDYYEGRYGIEDTRRAVLEARQHEVRVFGVTIDSEAHQYVSHLFGRGSYAIVNRPEHLSLALPGIYRQIIGN; the protein is encoded by the coding sequence ATGCAATTTCTCGAGCTCGAAGAGTTCGTCGGTCGCCACTGGCATCGCTGGGCCTCCAGCGCGGCCAGCTACCAGCGCTATCCGGAAGCGGCCGTCTCCATGGAGCAGATGCGCCATGTGCTCGGCGTGTTCTTCCGTGCCAGCGGCGGCGAGGCGGGGGTGGAGGTCTCGGCCATCGTCGCGCGCAGTTCGAACCACCGCCTGTCGCTGCGTCAAAAGCTCGGCTTCGATGACGAGGCCATCGACCAGGCCCGCCGCGACGAGGAGAACCTGCTGCTGCCGCCGCGCATCGAGCTGTTCCCCGATGCCGGGCTCAATCGCGATCTCTACTTCTGGCTGGTGGCCTATCTGGCGGTCGCACGTCAGACCGAGCCGCAGCGCGACCCGCTGCGCGCCGACCTGGTCCGCCTGCGCGAGGCGGTTCGCACCCGCGATGCCGCGCTCGAGCGCTTCCCCGGGCTGGCCGAGCGCTATCGCCGGTTGTGCCAGGCTCTGCTGCTGGTGCGCCCTGCCCGCAAGCGCCTGCCTGCCATGGAGCTGGCGCTGGAGCAGACCCTGCGCACACTGCTCGGCGAGGAGCTGGAACTGGAAGGCTGGGCGGCGGCCATGCACCGCGCCGTGCTTGACCCGTCACTCTCGCTGGAAGGGATTCATGCGCCGCGCGGCTACCGCCCGCCGCTGCCGGTGCCGCTGTGGGGCCAGGTGGTGGCCCTCGGCACCGGGGCCGGCCGCGACGAGAGCCGGGAAGATCCGGAAGAGGGCGAGACCAACAGCGCCCAGACGGTGAGCGACGGCAAGCGCAAAGCCGAGCGCAAGCGCCAGGATCAGACCGAGCGCGACGACCCGCTGATCGCCAATCGCTTCGAGAAGATGCTCTCCTGGACCGAGATGGTGAACCTCAATCGCCTGGTCGAAGACAACGAAGACGAGGAGGCCAAGCGTGCCGCCGAGCAGATGGAGGAGATCATCCTCAGCCCGCACAAGCAGCGGGCGGCGACGCGCATCAAGGTCGACCTCGACCTGCCGCCGGACGAGGCGCTGGGCGAGCGCCTGCGCGGCAAGCACACCTACCCCGAATGGAACTACCGCAAGCAGAGCTACCTGCCCGAGCACTGCCTGGTGCACACCGAGCTTGCGAGCGAGGAAGGCGAGCAGTGGCAGCCCGATGCCGCCACGAATCGCCGCATCCGCCGTGTACGGCGCGAGTTCGAGGCGCTGCGACCGCGCCGCGAGACCCTGCGCGGGCAGTACGACGGCAGCGAGCTAGACATGGACGCGGTGATCCGCTCGCGCTGCGACCTGGCCGCCACCGGCGAGGCCAGCGACCGGCTCTATCAGGCCACCCGCCAGCAGGCCCGCGACCTGGCGGTGTCGATCCTGGTCGACGTCTCGCTCTCCACCGACGCCTGGCTGGAGGATCGCCGGGTGCTCGACGTGGCCAAGGAGGCGCTGCTGGTGCTGGGCCACGGCCTGGCCGGCTGCGGCGACGACTATGCCATCCACTGCTTCACCTCGCATCGGCGCCACAAGGTGTGGGTCAACACGCTCAAGACCTTCGACGAGGCCATGAACGAACGGGTGGCAAGACGCATCTCGGCGCTCAAGCCCGGCCACTACACCCGCATGGGGCCGGCGATCCGCCACGTAACCAAGGAGCTCTCCGAACGGCCCAACCGGCACCGGCTGCTGCTGCTGCTCACCGACGGCAAGCCCAACGACACCGACTACTACGAGGGCCGCTACGGCATCGAGGACACCCGCCGGGCGGTGCTCGAGGCGCGCCAGCACGAGGTGCGCGTGTTCGGCGTGACCATCGACAGCGAGGCGCACCAGTACGTGTCGCACCTGTTCGGCCGCGGCAGCTACGCCATCGTCAACCGGCCGGAGCATCTCTCTCTCGCACTGCCGGGTATATATCGCCAGATCATCGGGAACTGA
- the fnr gene encoding fumarate/nitrate reduction transcriptional regulator Fnr, protein MGEGSNASQLIRLHEIRKACSSCSLRELCLPVALDRKDTDELDRIVERNRPLRKSEKLCRPGQPFSAIYAVLSGCLKSSLMGHDGESQVIAFHLPGELVGLDAIGSGSHPTTIEALETTSVCRIPFSQLEALSRKIPGLQHQLLRVMSKEIFCEHELLQVVSRRTAEQRLAIMLINLSQRFGRRGLSRTRFRLPMSRLDLGNYLGLAPETTSRTFRRFIDQGLLKVTGKEVELLDLSALQELTDGMSTPFHSRKQR, encoded by the coding sequence ATGGGGGAGGGCAGCAACGCTAGCCAATTGATTCGACTCCATGAAATTCGCAAGGCGTGCAGCTCCTGCAGCCTGCGCGAACTCTGCTTGCCGGTTGCGCTGGACCGTAAGGATACCGACGAGCTGGATCGTATCGTCGAGCGTAACCGTCCCCTGAGGAAGAGTGAGAAGCTGTGCCGTCCGGGCCAGCCATTCAGCGCCATCTATGCCGTGCTCAGCGGCTGCCTCAAGAGCAGCCTGATGGGCCACGATGGAGAGAGCCAGGTCATTGCTTTCCACCTGCCGGGCGAGCTGGTCGGGCTGGATGCCATCGGCAGCGGGAGCCATCCCACCACCATCGAGGCGCTGGAAACCACCAGCGTATGTAGAATTCCTTTCTCTCAATTGGAAGCCCTTTCACGCAAAATTCCCGGGCTGCAGCACCAGCTGCTGAGGGTCATGAGCAAGGAGATATTTTGTGAGCATGAACTATTACAAGTGGTGTCGCGGCGAACTGCCGAGCAGCGCCTGGCCATCATGCTGATCAACCTGAGCCAGCGCTTCGGTCGACGCGGCCTGTCGCGAACGCGATTCCGTTTGCCCATGTCCCGTCTCGACCTGGGCAACTACCTCGGGCTCGCTCCGGAAACGACGAGCCGAACGTTTCGGCGCTTCATCGACCAGGGCCTGCTCAAGGTCACCGGCAAGGAAGTCGAACTGCTGGATTTGAGCGCGCTACAGGAACTCACCGACGGCATGAGCACACCGTTCCACAGCAGAAAGCAGCGCTGA
- a CDS encoding cytochrome c oxidase subunit 3, with the protein MTERHELSQPRPLPNPGWGPLAALPGNPLMWVLILSEMVVFAAFFGLFAWLRAGEREVFDASQQLLDPVAGGINTLVLLTSGLFAALAVQSIVRGDRRRCRRWLGAAFALGVVFCVVKVVEYADKLGQGLMPETNTFFTFYYLLTGFHFAHVLFGLGLIALVAWRLSHANVETAAAFWHLVDLIWILLYPILYLLR; encoded by the coding sequence ATGACGGAGCGTCACGAGCTGTCTCAGCCGCGGCCGCTGCCCAATCCGGGCTGGGGGCCGCTGGCGGCGCTGCCGGGCAACCCGCTGATGTGGGTGCTGATCCTCAGCGAGATGGTGGTGTTCGCCGCCTTCTTCGGCCTGTTCGCCTGGCTGCGGGCCGGCGAGCGCGAGGTGTTTGACGCCTCCCAGCAATTGCTCGACCCGGTGGCCGGCGGCATCAACACCCTGGTGCTGCTGACCAGCGGGCTGTTCGCCGCCCTGGCGGTGCAGTCGATCGTCCGCGGTGACAGACGCCGCTGCCGCCGGTGGCTCGGGGCGGCCTTCGCCCTGGGCGTGGTGTTCTGCGTGGTCAAGGTGGTGGAGTATGCCGACAAGCTCGGCCAGGGGCTAATGCCCGAGACCAACACCTTCTTCACCTTCTACTACCTGCTGACCGGCTTCCACTTCGCCCACGTGCTGTTCGGCCTGGGGCTGATCGCCCTGGTGGCGTGGCGCCTCTCGCATGCCAACGTGGAGACCGCCGCCGCCTTCTGGCACCTGGTCGATCTGATCTGGATCCTGCTCTACCCGATCCTCTACCTGCTGAGGTGA
- a CDS encoding cytochrome C oxidase subunit IV family protein, translating into MTDTSNATRRLLITWSLLMGLTLVTMLSARLGGDARLAALPLWSAGLLLATTFFKAHRVLMVYLGLADASPAWRGAFVGLVLATLVLVGSGYLAAQLA; encoded by the coding sequence ATGACTGACACGTCGAATGCCACCCGCCGGCTGCTGATCACCTGGTCACTGCTGATGGGACTGACGCTGGTCACCATGCTCTCCGCCCGGCTCGGCGGCGATGCCCGCCTGGCCGCGCTGCCGCTGTGGTCGGCGGGCCTACTGCTGGCCACTACTTTCTTCAAGGCGCACCGGGTGCTGATGGTGTACCTGGGCCTGGCCGACGCTTCGCCGGCCTGGCGCGGCGCCTTCGTCGGCCTGGTGCTGGCCACGCTGGTGCTGGTGGGGTCGGGCTATCTCGCCGCCCAGTTAGCCTAG
- a CDS encoding ShlB/FhaC/HecB family hemolysin secretion/activation protein, with product MDAVRQGIAGRLSQAAGSETVGRERRVTRHYFNPAWLALAWPALLLAQDVTPDEALRRQQEREQAIQERELPQADVRLSVPVEELDRLPEQEAPCFVIDELALQGEEAQRFAWVLDATAGERGEDSPIGRCLGTEGINLVMKRAQNAMIERGFITSRVLLEAQDLSDGTLTLSLLPGRIAAIRVTDPSRFHASLRNAMPARPGDVLNLRDIEQALENFQRLPSVEADIQIAPAEEPGASDLVIDYQQDWRLRSSWSADDSGSDATGQYMGGVGISFDNPLGINDLFHIHLGRDLGGGAAGPRGSRSHSLHYSVPWGYWSLALDYSDHEYYQTIAGAFQEYVYSGTSQQIGATLSRLVYRDATRKTTVSLGGFQRRSRNYIDDIEIEIQRRVVGGWEAGIEHREYIGRATLDLGTAYKRGTGAFGTLAAPEEAFGEGTSRFQLVSTHAGLTLPFQVGSQALEYRGRWRMQNNLTPLTPLDRFSIGSRYTVRGFNEASLAAERGWLIRNDLGLALGDSGQTLYAGLDYGRVSGPSSEWLLGNELAGATLGLRGSLLDHVSYDAFIATPVMKPDGFRTDHRVAGFSFYLSF from the coding sequence ATGGACGCCGTACGACAGGGAATCGCCGGCCGCCTTTCGCAGGCAGCCGGCAGCGAAACCGTCGGCAGGGAACGCAGGGTTACCCGCCATTACTTCAACCCCGCTTGGCTGGCCTTGGCGTGGCCGGCTCTGCTTCTGGCGCAGGACGTGACGCCGGACGAGGCGCTGCGCCGTCAGCAGGAGCGAGAGCAGGCCATCCAGGAGCGCGAACTCCCCCAGGCAGACGTTCGCCTGTCGGTTCCCGTGGAGGAGCTCGATCGATTACCGGAGCAGGAAGCGCCCTGTTTCGTCATCGACGAGCTCGCCTTGCAAGGCGAGGAAGCGCAGCGCTTTGCCTGGGTGCTGGATGCCACCGCGGGAGAGCGGGGCGAGGACTCGCCCATCGGGCGGTGCCTGGGTACCGAAGGCATCAACCTGGTCATGAAGCGGGCCCAGAACGCCATGATCGAGCGTGGCTTCATCACCAGCCGAGTCCTGCTGGAAGCCCAGGACCTCAGCGACGGGACGCTCACCCTCAGTCTCTTGCCCGGGCGCATCGCCGCCATTCGCGTTACCGACCCCAGCCGCTTCCATGCCTCGCTGCGCAATGCCATGCCCGCCCGGCCGGGCGATGTGCTCAACCTGCGTGACATCGAGCAAGCGTTGGAAAACTTCCAGCGGCTGCCCTCCGTCGAGGCCGATATCCAGATAGCGCCGGCAGAAGAGCCGGGTGCCAGCGACCTCGTCATCGACTACCAGCAGGACTGGCGCCTGCGCTCCTCATGGTCGGCCGACGATAGTGGCAGCGACGCCACGGGCCAGTACATGGGCGGAGTCGGCATCTCCTTCGACAACCCCCTGGGCATCAACGACCTCTTCCACATCCATCTGGGGCGGGACCTTGGCGGCGGCGCGGCCGGGCCGCGGGGCAGCCGTAGCCACAGCCTGCACTACTCGGTGCCTTGGGGCTATTGGAGCCTGGCGCTCGACTACAGCGACCACGAGTACTACCAGACCATCGCCGGTGCCTTTCAGGAATACGTTTACAGCGGCACCAGCCAGCAGATCGGGGCGACCCTGTCGCGCCTGGTCTATCGCGATGCCACCCGCAAGACCACGGTGTCGCTGGGTGGCTTCCAGCGCCGCTCGCGCAACTACATCGACGACATCGAGATCGAGATCCAGCGTCGGGTGGTGGGCGGCTGGGAGGCCGGCATCGAGCACCGCGAGTACATCGGCCGCGCCACCCTCGACCTCGGTACCGCCTACAAGCGTGGCACCGGCGCCTTCGGCACCCTGGCGGCGCCCGAGGAGGCGTTCGGCGAAGGCACCTCGCGTTTCCAACTCGTTTCCACCCATGCCGGGCTCACGCTGCCCTTCCAGGTGGGCAGCCAGGCGCTGGAGTACCGCGGCCGCTGGCGCATGCAGAACAACCTGACGCCGCTCACCCCGCTCGACCGCTTCTCCATCGGCAGCCGCTACACGGTGCGCGGCTTCAACGAAGCGAGCCTGGCGGCGGAGCGGGGCTGGCTGATACGCAACGACCTCGGGCTGGCGCTGGGGGACAGTGGCCAAACGCTCTATGCGGGGCTCGACTACGGCCGGGTGAGCGGTCCCAGCAGCGAGTGGCTGCTCGGTAACGAGCTTGCCGGCGCCACGCTGGGCCTGCGCGGCTCGCTGCTGGACCATGTGAGCTACGACGCCTTCATTGCCACGCCGGTGATGAAACCCGATGGCTTTCGTACCGACCATCGCGTCGCCGGCTTCAGCTTCTACCTCTCGTTCTGA